The sequence GATATTCAAAATTTATTAAAAGAAGCACCATTGCTAAGTGAATATATTAGTTTTTCTGAAAATAATCATTTTAAAAATTTGTGTAATATGATGAACCATCATGGAATAAAATATAAATGCAATCCGCATTTAGTAAGAGGATTAGACTATTATAATAGTACTGTTTTTGAATGGAAAAGCAATAAATTAGGAGCACAAAATACTATTTGTGCAGGAGGTCGATATGACTCTTTAGTTCAAGAAATGGGAGGGAGAAAAACACCAGCTATAGGATTTGCAATAGGAATAGAACGTTTAGTTTTATTGGTAAAATCACTAAAAATTTTTTCTGAAGTAATAGAAGAATCGAATGTATATATTATTTTTATAGGAGATAATAATAAATGTCATGCTATAAATTTATCTGAAGAAATAAGAGATTTATACCCAAAATTGAGGATATTTATTAATTTTTTACATCAAAATCTTACAAAAAAAATAAAAAACGCTATCAGTTCTCTAGCAAGAATTATTATTTTAATAGGTGATAATGAAATCAAAAAAGGATTTTTTTTGGTTAAGGATTTAAAAGAAAAAAAAGAATATCATCTTTTAAAAAAGGAATTAATACTAAAAATTCAAGAAATTTTTAAATAAATTTATTTATTTCATAAAAATAATTTTTATATTTTTGTATAATAACTTTTAGGTAAAAAATGTTAAATAATAAAATAGATTTTTCAAAATATGATCCAAAACTATGGTTTGCAATAGAACAAGAAAAAAAAAGACAAGAAAATCATATAGAATTAATAGCATCGGAAAATTATACGAGTAATTATGTAATGGATGTACAGGGTTCACAATTGACTAATAAATATGCAGAAGGTTATCCTGGAAAAAGATATTATGGTGGTTGTGAGTATGTAGATATAATAGAAGAATTAGCAATTGAACGAGCAAAAAAATTATTTAACGCCGATTATGCTAATGTTCAACCACATTCTGGCTCTCAAGCTAATTTTTCTGTTTATACCGCATTGTTAAATCCTGGTGATACAATATTAGGTATGAAGTTATCACATGGTGGTCATTTGACTCATGGATCATCTGTCAATTTTTCAGGTAAAATGTATAATGTTATTTCCTATGGAGTAGATGAAAATGGTGAAATTAATTATGAAGAATTATTAAGATTGACGAAAAAGTATAAACCAAAAATGATTATTGGTGGTTTTTCAGCATATTCTGGCATTTGTAACTGGAAAAAAATGCGATTTATTGCAGATAACGCGGATGCTTATTTTGTTGTTGATATGGCTCATGTTGCTGGTTTAGTAGCAGCTGGAATCTATCCAAATCCAATTAATTATGCTCATGTTGTTACGAGTACAACTCATAAAACATTAGCGGGACCTAGAGGCGGTCTTATTCTTGCTAAAAATGGAGATGATATTTTATATAAAAAATTAAACTTATCAGTTTTTCCTGGAGCACAAGGTGGACCATTAATGCATGTAATTGCAGCAAAAGCTATTGCATTTAAAGAAGCTTTAGAACCAAAGTTTAAAACATATCAAAAACAAATAGTAAAAAACTCTAAAGTTATGGTTGAAAGATTTTTAGAAAAAGGATATAAAATCATATCTGGACATACTTTTAATCATTTGTTTCTAATTGATTTAACCAATAAAAAAATAACAGGAAAAGATGCTGATATTATTTTAAGTAAAGCAAATATAACTGTTAATAAAAATACGATACCTAATGATTTAAAAAGTCCTTTTATTACTTCAGGCATACGTATTGGTACTGCCGCTGTTACTAGAAGAGGATTCAAAGAAAATGAGGTCTCTAGAATATCAGATTGGATAACTAGTATTTTAAATAATGTTGATGATCATAATAATGTTCTTCAAATAAAAAAGAAAGTATTAGAAATGTGTTTAAAATATCCCGTGTACATTTGATCAAAAATGTTGAATATGTCCATCTTTGTTAATCATTATATTAATAATGATAAAAATCATACTTTCTAAAACTATTTTTTAAACTTTTTATTTAGGTAGTTTGATTTTTATTTTTTTAAAATTAATTCTATTTTTATTTTTAAAATAAGGAACTACGCCCAAAAATGGAGATTTAATATAATTTAACAAAGTTTGGATGTAATGCATATTATATTTGTCTTTTGGAAAAATATTATTAGCAATCCAGCCTCCACATTTTATTTGATCTGAAATAATAGCTTTTTCTGTTAAAATTGCATGGTTAATACATCCCAATTTGATTGCAATTATTATAATAACAGTTAATTTTTCTTGTTTCACCCAACTTGAAAAAGTATCTTTACAAGATAGTGGTGTATACCATCCACCAGCACCTTCTACTAAAATCCAATTGCTTTTTTTTGTAATATTGTTTAAACCTAAAGACAATTCTTCTTTTTTAATACTCCTTTTTTGAAATTTACTTAAGATATGAGGTGGAGCATTTTCAAAAAATGCAATCGGATTAACTTCTCTATCACTTAATATTATAGAGCTACTTTTCTTAAGAAGAATCGCGTCTTGATTAAAAAAACCAGATGATTTTTTTTGGCCTCCAGAAGAGACAGGTTTGTATCCTGCTGTCTGATATCCAGACATAGTGGCTTTTTTTAGCAAAATACTGCTTACTATTGTTTTTCCTACATTTGTATCAGTTCCAGTAATGAAAAATTTTTTTATCATAATAAAATCTTTTTTTTTAAATCTGACGTAGTATTAAAGAATTATATTGTTTTAATATCGTAATTAACATATTTAATATATTTTTATATTATTATTTTAAATATAAAAAAGTTTCTTTATTAACAATCATATTCATATTAATTGCCCTCCAAATCGAGTAACTCAATATTAGTTATTATGTCTATTTGATACAATAACATATAACTATAATATTGAGTTACTCCTAAAATAAAAAAGATAATATTATTCTTATTTAGAAGAATTTCCCAATATTTTATTTGAAGAAAATAAAATATTTTTATGATTAATAGATTCAAAAATTTCTATAATTTTTATTTCTTCAAGGATATTTTTTTTAAATAAATTATATTATAGCTGCATTATAATATTGATCTTTTTTAATTTTTGACGATTTTATAATAGTTTTATATTCATCTTCTTTTAATAAAGTTTGTGTTTTATTTTCAGGAATTAAATCTAATTTCTTAAATAATTCTAAATCATGTTTTTCTTCTGGATTATCTGAAGTAAGTAATTTACATCCATAAAAAATAGAATTTGCTCCAGCCATAAAACACATTGCTTGAGTTTGATCGTTCATTTTATGACGTCCGGCTGACAATCTAATATAAGATTTTGGCATCATAATGCGAGCTACAGCAATAATACGAATAAAATCAAATGGTTCTACATCTTTATTATCTGCCATTGGAGTACCTGGAATTTTTACTAACATATTAATAGGTACACTTTCTGGTTGAATAGATAAATTAGATAATTCCATTAATAATTCAATACGATCTTGTTTTTTTTCGCCTAAACCTATGATTCCTCCAGAACAAACTTTCATTCCCGAACTACGAACTGCATGCAATGTATGAAGTCGTTCTTGATATGTACGAGTAGTAATAATATTATTGTAAAAATTTTTAGATGTATCTAAATTATGATTATAAAAATCTAAACCGGCATCAGCTAGTTTTTTTGCTTGTGTGCTATTTAATGTACCCAGAGTCATACAGGTTTCCATACCCATTTCTTTTATTTTTTTAATAATTTCTTCTAAATAAGGCATATCTTTTTCTTTTGGGTTTTTCCATGCAGCACCCATACAGAATCGACTAGATCCTGAATCTTTCGCTTTTTTTGCAGCACTTAGGATTTGTTCTATTTCTAATAAAGGTTCTTTTTTCAAACCTGTTTTATATCTAGAACTTTGCGGACAATATTTACAATCTTCTGGACACGATCCTGTTTTTATAGAAAGCAAAGTGCTTATTTGTATTGTATTAGGATCAAAGTTTTTTCTATGTTCTTCTTGAGCTTGAAACATAAGATTAAAAAATGGTTTTTTAAAAAGCATTTTTGTTTCTTCTAAAGTCCATTTTTTTTTCATATTATCTCCAAAAAAATTGTGATTTTATTTAAGTTAACGTTTATACTGAATTATTTAATATTTTATATATAAATTATTATGAGTCAATCTGATACTATTTTTGATTACAAGCATATTTGGCATCCTTATTCATCTATGAATAATCCTCATCCTTGTTATACTGTTATATCAGCTAAGGGAGTATATTTAAAATTAAAAAATAGGAAATATATGATAGATGGAATGTCTTCATGGTGGGCTGCAATACATGGTTATAATCATCCTGTTTTAAATAAAGCATTAAAAAAACAGATAAGAAAAATGTCTCATGTAATGTTTGGCGGAATTACACATCCTCCAGCCATTTCACTGTGTCGAAAATTAATTTCACTAACGCCAGAAAAATTAGATTGTGTTTTTCTTTCTGATTCCGGTTCAGTTGCTATTGAAGTAGCAATAAAAATGTTAATACAGTATTGGCAAGCATTAGGGCAAAAGAGAAAATTATTTTTGACTATTCGTAATGGTTATCATGGTGATACTTTTTCTGCAATGTCAGTATCGGACCCAAAAAATTCATTCCATCAAATATATCATAACTTATTACCAAAACACTTATTTGCAGACGCACCAGTTTCTTCTTTTTATAAAAACTGGGACAACGAAGATATTTTATCTTTTAAAAAAATAATAGAAAAAAATTCATTTAAAATAGCAGGGGTCATATTAGAACCTATCGTGCAAGGAGTCGGAGGGATGAATTTTTATCATCCTATGTATTTGAAGCAAATAAAAATTTTATGTAATCATTATTCTATTCCAGTTATTTTTGATGAAATTGCAACTGGATTCGGTCGAACTGGAAAAATGTTTGCTTTTGAACATGCGAATGTTGTGCCAGATATACTATGTTTAGGAAAATCAATTACAGGTGGTACAATAACTTTGGCCGCAACTCTAACTTCACGTCATATTGCTGATACAATTAGTAAAGGTAAAGTCGGTTGTTTTATGCATGGTCCGACTTATATGGGAAATCCATTAGCATGTGCAGTTGCTAATGCTAACATCAAAATATTAAAAACTAATCAATGGAAAATACAAGTATTGAATATTGAAAAGCAATTATTTAAAAGTTTAATGCCGTTAATTAATCATCCTTATGTTACTGATGTACGTGTATTAGGAGCCATTGGTGTAGTTGAATGTTCTCGTTCAATTAATATGATTTCAATACAAAAATTTTTTGTTGAAAATGGTGTTTGGATTAGACCATTTAAAAAATTAATTTATATTGTCCCACCTTATATTATTAGCCCTCACACATTAAAAAAATTAACGAACGTAATTTCGAATGCTTTAAATAAAACTGAATTATTTATATAATTTTAATTTCAACACAATGCATGTATAAGTATCCATACAGGTCTTTGACCAGTACTATATACATTTATTTTTTTTAATTCACCAGTGCTATTAGAAATGCTATATATAATGAATGTATTAGATTTTTCTCCAGCAACGATCAAATGTGTATTATGAGAATTTATATTAAATGATCGAGGTTGTTCTTCTGTATCATAACTTTTAAAAAAAACAAGTTTATTGTCATTTTGATTGATATGAAATAATGAAATAATATTAAAAAAGCGATCGCAAGCATACAAAAAACGACCACACGATGTTATATGAATGTCAGAACACCAATAATCTTTTAGAAATCTATTTTTCAATACATGTATATTTTGTATATTTTTTACTTTTATCACGTTGTTCTTTTTGTATATTTTCCATACATCTATAGTTCCATTTAATTCATTTATAGTATAGATAAAATCTTGATTAGGATGAAAGATGATATGACGCGGACCTGATTTTTTTTGAGTATGAAGAATATTTTGTTCAGTGCTTTTTAATATTCCAAAATCAGTTAGATAATACAAGTAAATACAATCTTCTTTCAGAGAGATAACAAACAATATATTATATTTATAATTCATTTTTGCAGCATGACAACCTTCTATATTATAGATAATCTGTATTGGATTCTGAGGTATACCAAATTTATTTAATGGACTTACACTAATAAAATTAGAATGATAAGAACTACAAAATAAAAATTCTTTCTTTTTATCAAAAGAAATATAATTGGCTTTTCCTGGAATATTACTCTCATTTTTTTTTTCAAGGAAACCATTATGGTTTATAGAATATGTAATAATTTTATTATCAGGGAAAATTCCAGCATATAATAAATTTCTTTTTTGAATAATATTTATAGGTTGAATTTTTCCGTCTGTTTCAATTTTTTGTATTAAATTCATTTTGCCACTCTTGCATAAATTCCATACTTCTATATTTTTACTTTCTGAATTTGCAATATAAACAACTTGTTTCATACAACTCCTTTAATATTCTATCTATAATTGTCAAGGATTATTTTATAAATTATTTCTCTGGATTATGAAAAGAATAAAAATATTTAATCATTATTTTTAAGAAGTTTTTTTATTAAATAAAATTTAAATATTTTTTTTAAATAAATTTCTTAATAAATTAATAATCCACTTGAGACGCAAATAATCATTTTTTAAATGCAAAATAAATTTTATTCTTGTAGAAGTTTCCATTTTCCAGATTTTTGGTTCTTTTTGAAACATTTTCAGTAAATATTCAGTATTTATAGAACCATAATCATTAAATTCTATTATGCCTATGTTATTATTAGATTTAATATATTTAATACCAATTTTATCTGCTATTAATCGAATTTTAGCAATTAGAATTAAATTCTTAGAAAAATCAGGTAGTTTACCAAATTGATCAATTAGTTCATATTTTATTTCTTCTATTTGTTTTTCATGTATAGCGTTGGCGAGTTTTTTATAAAAAAATAATCTTGTATTAATGTCTAATATATAACTACTAGGTAGTAGGGAAGATACATGTAAATCAATTTCTAATGGTTTTTTTAATGATTTTTCAACAGAAAAAATTTTTCCATTTTTTAGTAAATCAATAGCATTTTTCAACAAGTCCATATATAAAGAAAAACCTATATTTTTTATATGTCCGCTTTGTTCTTTACCTAGTATCTCACCTACTCCTCTAATTTCTAAATCTTGATTAGATAGAGAAAAACCTCCTCCAAAATTATCAACTGATGAAATTGCTTCTAATCTTTTTTTGGCATCTGAAGTGATTTTATTAAAATTGTTGACAAGTAATAAAGCATATGCTTGATTATTTGATCGACCAATACGTCCGCGAAGTTGATGTAATTGAGATAATCCAAAATGATCAGAATTTTCAATAATAATTGTATTAGCTCTTGCTATATCAACACCACTTTCAATAATCGTAGTACAAATCAAGACATTGAATTTATTGTTGTAAAATTCATTCATGACTTTTTTTAAATCTATATTCTTCATTTGTCCATGACCTATTTTAATACTAGCTTCGGGAATTAATATTGATAATCTTTCAGCGATGTTCATGATATTTTGAACTTTATTATATATATAATAAACTTGACCGCCTCTTGATATTTCACGTAGTATTGTTTTTCTTATTAATATAGGACTATATTCTTGAATAAAAGTTTTAATTGCCAATCTTTGAGCTGGAGGTTTTGCTATAATAGATAGATCTTTTATACCAGTCATAGCCATATTTAAAGTACGAGGTATAGGCGTAGCTGTTAAAGTCAGTATATCAATATTAGAATATATTTTTTTTATAATTTCTTTATGACTCACGCCAAACCTATGTTCTTCATCAATAATTAATAGTCCGAGACTACACCATTCTATATTTTTAAATAGCAGTTTATGAGTACCTATTATTATATTAATTCGTCCGTTTTTAGTATGCTTAAAAATTAAATCTTGTTCTTTTTGTGTTTGAAATCTAGATAATATATTAATATTAACAGGCCAATTAGAAAAACGAATTTTGAAATTTTTATAGTGTTGTTGTGCTAATAAAGTAGTTGGCACTAAAATAGCTACTTGTTTTTTATTAGATACAGCTAAAAAAGAAGCACGCATCGCTATTTCAGTCTTTCCGAAACCGACATCACCACAAATTAAACGATCCATAGGAATTGGTTTAGACATGTCTTTTAGTACGAACTTCATTACTTCATTTTGATCTGATGTTGTTTTAAAAGAACAGTCATTACAAAACAAGTCATATTTTTCTATGTTTTTTTTAAATGCAAAACCTGTTTTAGATTCTCTTTTTGCATAAATATGTAGTAATTGTGCTGCATGATCGTAAACCGTTTTACTAATTTTATGTTTTTCTTTATTCCAATCATCACCACCTAATTT is a genomic window of Buchnera aphidicola str. APS (Acyrthosiphon pisum) containing:
- the hisS gene encoding histidine--tRNA ligase gives rise to the protein MNKEIKSIRGMYDYFPKDLKIWNYIEIIFKEVLNSYCYLEIRLPILEKTEIFKRAIGNVTDVVEKEMYSFNDRKGNNLTLRPEGTVGCVRAIIQNNLLQKSNKFWYLGPMFRYERPQKGRYRQFYQLGAEVFGLDTEDIDLEIIILTNRLWKRIGIDSFITLEVNSIGSKIDRVQYKKELVNFLKKREYLLDEDCKRRLYTNPLRILDSKNQDIQNLLKEAPLLSEYISFSENNHFKNLCNMMNHHGIKYKCNPHLVRGLDYYNSTVFEWKSNKLGAQNTICAGGRYDSLVQEMGGRKTPAIGFAIGIERLVLLVKSLKIFSEVIEESNVYIIFIGDNNKCHAINLSEEIRDLYPKLRIFINFLHQNLTKKIKNAISSLARIIILIGDNEIKKGFFLVKDLKEKKEYHLLKKELILKIQEIFK
- the glyA gene encoding serine hydroxymethyltransferase — translated: MLNNKIDFSKYDPKLWFAIEQEKKRQENHIELIASENYTSNYVMDVQGSQLTNKYAEGYPGKRYYGGCEYVDIIEELAIERAKKLFNADYANVQPHSGSQANFSVYTALLNPGDTILGMKLSHGGHLTHGSSVNFSGKMYNVISYGVDENGEINYEELLRLTKKYKPKMIIGGFSAYSGICNWKKMRFIADNADAYFVVDMAHVAGLVAAGIYPNPINYAHVVTSTTHKTLAGPRGGLILAKNGDDILYKKLNLSVFPGAQGGPLMHVIAAKAIAFKEALEPKFKTYQKQIVKNSKVMVERFLEKGYKIISGHTFNHLFLIDLTNKKITGKDADIILSKANITVNKNTIPNDLKSPFITSGIRIGTAAVTRRGFKENEVSRISDWITSILNNVDDHNNVLQIKKKVLEMCLKYPVYI
- the bioD gene encoding dethiobiotin synthase; translation: MIKKFFITGTDTNVGKTIVSSILLKKATMSGYQTAGYKPVSSGGQKKSSGFFNQDAILLKKSSSIILSDREVNPIAFFENAPPHILSKFQKRSIKKEELSLGLNNITKKSNWILVEGAGGWYTPLSCKDTFSSWVKQEKLTVIIIIAIKLGCINHAILTEKAIISDQIKCGGWIANNIFPKDKYNMHYIQTLLNYIKSPFLGVVPYFKNKNRINFKKIKIKLPK
- the bioB gene encoding biotin synthase BioB, which codes for MKKKWTLEETKMLFKKPFFNLMFQAQEEHRKNFDPNTIQISTLLSIKTGSCPEDCKYCPQSSRYKTGLKKEPLLEIEQILSAAKKAKDSGSSRFCMGAAWKNPKEKDMPYLEEIIKKIKEMGMETCMTLGTLNSTQAKKLADAGLDFYNHNLDTSKNFYNNIITTRTYQERLHTLHAVRSSGMKVCSGGIIGLGEKKQDRIELLMELSNLSIQPESVPINMLVKIPGTPMADNKDVEPFDFIRIIAVARIMMPKSYIRLSAGRHKMNDQTQAMCFMAGANSIFYGCKLLTSDNPEEKHDLELFKKLDLIPENKTQTLLKEDEYKTIIKSSKIKKDQYYNAAII
- the bioA gene encoding adenosylmethionine--8-amino-7-oxononanoate transaminase; translated protein: MSQSDTIFDYKHIWHPYSSMNNPHPCYTVISAKGVYLKLKNRKYMIDGMSSWWAAIHGYNHPVLNKALKKQIRKMSHVMFGGITHPPAISLCRKLISLTPEKLDCVFLSDSGSVAIEVAIKMLIQYWQALGQKRKLFLTIRNGYHGDTFSAMSVSDPKNSFHQIYHNLLPKHLFADAPVSSFYKNWDNEDILSFKKIIEKNSFKIAGVILEPIVQGVGGMNFYHPMYLKQIKILCNHYSIPVIFDEIATGFGRTGKMFAFEHANVVPDILCLGKSITGGTITLAATLTSRHIADTISKGKVGCFMHGPTYMGNPLACAVANANIKILKTNQWKIQVLNIEKQLFKSLMPLINHPYVTDVRVLGAIGVVECSRSINMISIQKFFVENGVWIRPFKKLIYIVPPYIISPHTLKKLTNVISNALNKTELFI
- the pgl gene encoding 6-phosphogluconolactonase; its protein translation is MKQVVYIANSESKNIEVWNLCKSGKMNLIQKIETDGKIQPINIIQKRNLLYAGIFPDNKIITYSINHNGFLEKKNESNIPGKANYISFDKKKEFLFCSSYHSNFISVSPLNKFGIPQNPIQIIYNIEGCHAAKMNYKYNILFVISLKEDCIYLYYLTDFGILKSTEQNILHTQKKSGPRHIIFHPNQDFIYTINELNGTIDVWKIYKKNNVIKVKNIQNIHVLKNRFLKDYWCSDIHITSCGRFLYACDRFFNIISLFHINQNDNKLVFFKSYDTEEQPRSFNINSHNTHLIVAGEKSNTFIIYSISNSTGELKKINVYSTGQRPVWILIHALC
- the mfd gene encoding transcription-repair coupling factor, with amino-acid sequence MKITKNKILKNKKIINFKYQKLLDLFYNVNNQKKNNQLLSYLYSFSGKIIFSLTEEKSLKKILRFLMRHKIHPQYIKRIIDIKKEIDYFYMIEEIKNGFIDKKNNILFLCTKDLLPILIDDKYIGNIKKNTNNINKFNLSQLILNHPVMHIEHGIGRYKGLTTIETASIQSEYLVISYAEGDKLYVPVSNLHLVSPYTGTSIENAPLHKLGGDDWNKEKHKISKTVYDHAAQLLHIYAKRESKTGFAFKKNIEKYDLFCNDCSFKTTSDQNEVMKFVLKDMSKPIPMDRLICGDVGFGKTEIAMRASFLAVSNKKQVAILVPTTLLAQQHYKNFKIRFSNWPVNINILSRFQTQKEQDLIFKHTKNGRINIIIGTHKLLFKNIEWCSLGLLIIDEEHRFGVSHKEIIKKIYSNIDILTLTATPIPRTLNMAMTGIKDLSIIAKPPAQRLAIKTFIQEYSPILIRKTILREISRGGQVYYIYNKVQNIMNIAERLSILIPEASIKIGHGQMKNIDLKKVMNEFYNNKFNVLICTTIIESGVDIARANTIIIENSDHFGLSQLHQLRGRIGRSNNQAYALLLVNNFNKITSDAKKRLEAISSVDNFGGGFSLSNQDLEIRGVGEILGKEQSGHIKNIGFSLYMDLLKNAIDLLKNGKIFSVEKSLKKPLEIDLHVSSLLPSSYILDINTRLFFYKKLANAIHEKQIEEIKYELIDQFGKLPDFSKNLILIAKIRLIADKIGIKYIKSNNNIGIIEFNDYGSINTEYLLKMFQKEPKIWKMETSTRIKFILHLKNDYLRLKWIINLLRNLFKKNI